In the Heterodontus francisci isolate sHetFra1 chromosome 6, sHetFra1.hap1, whole genome shotgun sequence genome, one interval contains:
- the tomt gene encoding transmembrane O-methyltransferase homolog, producing the protein MVSPAIALAFIPFLMTLIIRYRHYFLLFWRAVVLRKIQDYVTGLSREERAFQYVMTHGIPGDAENILSTFDMWCYHSEYLSNVGPEKGKILERLILENVPLTVLELGTYCGYSALRMARSLPLNARLYTVEMDEGNAAVAEKIIRLAGFDEDAVELIVSPSDVVIPLVRERFEVDKFDFVFMNHWKRCYLRDLQLLEDYNLLQEGCIIVADNVIFTGAPHFMQYAKSCGKYRWKIHRTHLEYFRYIRDGMAELTYIGLK; encoded by the exons ATGGTTTCTCCTGCCATTGCTCTGGCTTTCATTCCCTTCCTGATGACGCTCATCATTCGTTACCGCCACTACTTCCTGCTGTTCTGGCGGGCAGTAGTTCTCCGGAAGATTCAGGACTACGTGACTGGCTTGTCCAGAGAAGAGAGGGCCTTCCAGTACGTGATGACACACGGCATTCCCGGAGATGCCGAGAATATCCTCAGCACCTTCGACATGTGGTGCTACCACTCGGAATACCTGAGCAATGTTGGACCGGAGAAAG GCAAGATCCTGGAGCGCCTGATCCTCGAGAACGTTCCCCTGACGGTCCTGGAGCTGGGTACTTACTGCGGCTACTCAGCTCTCCGCATGGCCAGGAGCCTGCCCCTCAATGCCAGGCTCTACACCGTGGAGATGGACGAGGGGAATGCAGCGGTGGCTGAGAAGATAATACGCTTGGCGGGATTCGATGAGGACGCG GTGGAACTGATTGTCAGTCCGTCTGACGTGGTAATCCCGCTTGTGAGGGAGAGGTTTGAAGTCGACAAGTTTGACTTTGTTTTCATGAACCATTGGAAACGCTGCTACCTGCGGGACCTGCAGTTATTGGAAGACTACAACCTGCTGCAGGAGGGATGCATTATCGTGGCGGACAATGTGATATTTACTGGTGCACCCCACTTCATGCAGTACGCCAAGAGTTGTGGGAAATACCGCTGGAAGATCCACCGCACGCACCTGGAGTATTTCCGCTACATCAGGGATGGGATGGCTGAGCTGACCTACATTGGGCTCAAGTAA